In the Malania oleifera isolate guangnan ecotype guangnan chromosome 1, ASM2987363v1, whole genome shotgun sequence genome, one interval contains:
- the LOC131166481 gene encoding uncharacterized protein LOC131166481, whose amino-acid sequence MTQGLVVDGGGERKGIPGIVGIVVGIVGIVVGMFVGIEGSPVVAGNGGNVTFGSVVGSVGSAVGIFGKGGITTVGLGRVGAVGNVGSAVGNGGNVAFGSVGIAGNGGIAPGFRRDGIVGSVGAGGGAAAGSGVSSRRRAAKLVSMPNIDNVMIKVRMRHCLEVAIV is encoded by the coding sequence ATGACTCAAGGGCTTGTGGTTGATGGGGGTGGGGAAAGGAAAGGAATTCCTGGAATTGTAGGAATTGTAGTAGGAATTGTGGGAATTGTAGTTGGAATGTTTGTGGGAATTGAGGGAAGTCCTGTAGTAGCAGGCAATGGAGGTAATGTCACCTTTGGTAGTGTTGTGGGCAGTGTGGGGAGTGCTGTCGGAATATTTGGCAAAGGTGGCATTACAACTGTGGGCTTGGGCAGAGTTGGGGCTGTTGGCAATGTTGGGAGTGCAGTTGGCAATGGTGGCAATGTGGCTTTTGGCAGCGTCGGCATTGCGGGCAATGGAGGAATAGCTCCCGGCTTTAGAAGAGATGGAATTGTGGGCAGTGTTGGCGCTGGTGGTGGTGCAGCCGCTGGTTCAGGAGTGTCTAGCAGACGACGAGCGGCGAAGCTTGTGTCAATGCCTAACATTGACAATGTCATGATCAAAGTAAGAATGAGGCATTGCTTAGAGGTAGCCATTGTTTAA
- the LOC131166330 gene encoding uncharacterized protein LOC131166330, which produces MPQGLVVDGGGERKGIPGIVLGIVVGMFVGIVVGIEGSPVVAGNGGGNAVGFGRVGAVGNVGMVVGNGGNVALGSVGIAGNGGIAAGFGRDGIVGSVGAGGGVAAGSGVSRRRRAAKLLLMPNSDNVIIRARLKKCLEVAIVCQVLKPRIEKES; this is translated from the exons ATGCCTCAAGGGCTCGTGGTTGATGGGGGTGGAGAAAGGAAAGGCATTCCTGGAATTGTACTGGGAATTGTAGTTGGAATGTTTGTGGGAATTGTAGTTGGAATTGAGGGAAGTCCTGTGGTAGCCGGCAATGGAG GTGGCAATGCTGTGGGCTTTGGCAGAGTTGGGGCAGTTGGCAATGTTGGCATGGTAGTTGGCAATGGTGGCAATGTTGCTTTGGGCAGCGTTGGCATTGCGGGTAACGGAGGAATCGCAGCTGGATTCGGAAGAGATGGAATTGTGGGCAGTGTTGGCGCTGGTGGGGGTGTTGCAGCTGGTTCAGGGGTGTCGAGGAGGCGACGAGCAGCGAAGCTCCTATTGATGCCTAACAGTGACAATGTCATAATCAGGGCAAGACTGAAAAAATGCTTGGAGGTAGCCATTGTTTGTCAAGTGCTTAAGCCGCGTATAGAGAAAGAGAGCTAG